A segment of the Nostoc sp. TCL26-01 genome:
TCAACAGAGTGTAATTTAGGAACACCAACAACGGTAATAGTACTAGTCCCAGCACCTTGAATGTTGGCTCCCATTGCCTTACAAAAATTGGCTAAATCCACCACTTCTGGTTCCCGTGCAGCGTTTTCGATGATGGTTTCGCCGTCTGCGAGAGTGGCTGCCATCATCAAGGTTTCGGTTGCTCCCACGCTGGGGGTATCTAGGTAAATCTTGGCTCCTTTTAACCTGCCACCGCTACCAGGAACATGAGCGTTACAAATCCCATGTTCAATTTGCACCTCTGCGCCCATTGCTTGCAGCCCTCTGACGTGCAAATCAACCGGTCTAGCACCTATGGCACAACCACCTGGTAATGGCATCTGGGCTACTCCCAGTCTGGCTAAAATTGCTCCTATGGCAAAGAAACTTGCTCGTAACTGGGTAACTAGTTCGTAAGGAGCTTTTGATGTGGCAATTTCGCTGGCGTTGATATCGATCACGTCGCCTTGTCGTGTTAAGCGTACACCCAAAGCCGATATGACTTCGGCCATACGCTCTACATCCGCCAACAAGGGAACATTCCGAATCCGGCAATCTCCCGAACACAGCAAAGAACCAGCCATGATGACTAGTGCTGAATTTTTTGCTCCGCTAATTTTTACATGACCCTGCAAAGGATGCCCGCCCCAAATTTGCAAGACTGAGGAGTCTGCCTCTGGAGCCAGTTTGGCATCTGGTAAGCTGCTAGAAGGATTGATAAGCCTACCTCCAAATAATACGTAATTTTTTAGGTGAGAAGTTGGTTTTGATTCTACAGTAAAGATTTGATTTGTCTACATTTTCTCTCTATTTCTTGTAGTTATCATAGGGTTTTCTAGATGATGCTGATAGCTGAAAACTTTTAATATCAGGGTTTTTGGGGATTGGGGATTGGGAAAAGAGGGGATTGGGGAATTCGGGGCCCCCTCTGGGGATAAGAGGTAATGGGGATTTGGGAATGTGTTTTTTTCAACTTGACAAAAAGAAAAAGATGGGTAATAATTATAAATTGTCGAATAAGTTAAAAATAAGCGGAACTGGCGGAATTGGCAGACGCGCTAGATTCAGGTTCTAGTGCCGCAAGGCTTCCGGGTTCAAGTCCCGGGTTCCGCATATTCAGTACTGAGTCTTGAGTGCTGAGTTTTTCCAGCTTCAAAACTCAGCCATAGAGATGTTAACAAGTTTACAAAATCCCTTGGTGAAAGAAATTCGGAAGCTGCACTCTACCAAGGAACGGCATAGACAGCAGCAGTTTTTATTGGAAGGGACACATTTATTAGAAGAGGCTTGTGCAGTAAATTATCCGTTAGCGGTGGTGTGCTGTACTCCAGAATGGCAAGCGCATCATACATCGTTGTGGGAAGTGGCTTGTAGTCGATGCGATCGCGCAGAAATTGTCACTCCAGAAGTTCTGGGTGCGATCGCTACTACAGTACAACCTGATGGTGTAGTCGCAACAGCTAGACGTGGTAAAATACTCACCCAAGTACCGTTTAGCGGTGTAGTCTTAGCATTAGAAACCATACAAGATCCCGGTAATTTAGGGACAATTATTCGCACGGCGGCGGCGGCTGGTGCATCTGGGCTAT
Coding sequences within it:
- a CDS encoding RNA methyltransferase translates to MLTSLQNPLVKEIRKLHSTKERHRQQQFLLEGTHLLEEACAVNYPLAVVCCTPEWQAHHTSLWEVACSRCDRAEIVTPEVLGAIATTVQPDGVVATARRGKILTQVPFSGVVLALETIQDPGNLGTIIRTAAAAGASGLWLSQDSVDLDNPKVLRASAGQWFRLATAVSEDLPATVQLCQAQGMQIVATLPTATSTYWEVDWKKPSLILLGNEGAGLSANLAAMADQQVKIPLSPGVESLNVAIAAALMLYEAQRQLGEKGLGA
- the murA gene encoding UDP-N-acetylglucosamine 1-carboxyvinyltransferase, translated to MNPSSSLPDAKLAPEADSSVLQIWGGHPLQGHVKISGAKNSALVIMAGSLLCSGDCRIRNVPLLADVERMAEVISALGVRLTRQGDVIDINASEIATSKAPYELVTQLRASFFAIGAILARLGVAQMPLPGGCAIGARPVDLHVRGLQAMGAEVQIEHGICNAHVPGSGGRLKGAKIYLDTPSVGATETLMMAATLADGETIIENAAREPEVVDLANFCKAMGANIQGAGTSTITVVGVPKLHSVDYSIIPDRIEAGTFLVAGAITRSEITLSPVVPDHLIPLIAKLRDIGVTIIEDAPDCLRILPAKILKATDIDTLPHPGFPTDMQAPFMALLTLAEGDSIINESVFENRLRHASELNRLGADIRVKGNTAFVRGVPMLSGAPVIGTDLRASAALVIAGLAAEGQTTIKGLHHLDRGYDQLDVKLQQLGARILRVGEPPADTEVSTTTPSASIVT